From Rhodococcus sp. B7740:
GTAGGGGGAGTGCTCACTTGGCCTTGGCGGTGGTGATGCGGTTGGCGAGCATCGTCTGGAACGGTGCGCGGGAGAGCGTGTCGTTCTCGTACTCGAGCAGGGTTTCGAGGTCCTCGATCGAGAGTGTGCGCAGGCGCGCGCGCAGCTGCGCCAGGGCGAGGGTGTCGAAGTCGATCATCTCGACGATCTCGGGCTTGTCGGCGGAGGGAGCGCGCTTGGCCGAGGTGTCCTGGACCGGCTCGTCCAGCGGAGGCGTCGAGTACAGAGCGAAGCGGCCGTTCGCAGCGACGGGCTCGGCCACGGTGGCGTCGGGCACATCGACGTCGTCGGTGATGACAGCGGCGTCGAATCTCGACTCGGTGTCGAAGGTCTCGTCTCCGTCGTCGTCGAAGCTGGCCCAGGCGGGCTGCTCCTCGGTCGGGGTCCCGATGACCGGCAGGGTCGCGATGATCAGATCGCCCTTGATGGCCAGCGCCGTCACCTGCTGCTGGAATCGCATGCCACGCGCCAGTGCCTCGCTGACGACCGTCATCGGCAGCATCAGGGCGGAACCGGGAAGCTTGCGAGCCTCTTCCACGACGGTCACGGCGACGCCTGCAGCCACGCGCGCTGCAAAGGGGACTCGAGTCATGTGCACCAGACTGCCCGAAACCGTGAACTTTGGGTAGCCGACAGGCGGTACGACCCACTCCAGCCGGTGCTCGAGGTCACGGAAACGAGGTAGCCGCGCTCGGTGCACGTATCCTGGTAGGTATGTCTTCGGCTGTTCCACTGAATCTTGGTATTGCACAGTCCGCCGGTACGGGTGCGTCCTCGTACGCCGGGGGTAAGCGAGTGTTGCTCGCGGAGCCGCGGGGCTACTGCGCGGGTGTCGATCGTGCGGTCGAGACCGTCGAGAAGGCGCTCGAACAGCACGGTGCGCCGGTGTACGTGCGCAAGGAGATCGTGCACAACCGGCACGTGGTCGAGACGCTGTCCGATCGCGGCGCGGTGTTCGTGGAGGAAACCGACGAGGTTCCTGAGGGATCGCTGCTGGTGTTCTCCGCGCACGGTGTCTCACCTGCCGTACACACCTCTGCGGCCGAGCGAAACCTGCGCACGATCGACGCCACCTGCCCCTTGGTGACCAAGGTGCACCAGGAAGCCAAACGCTTCGCCCGAGACGACTACGACATCCTGCTCATCGGCCACGAAGGTCACGAGGAGGTCGAGGGCACCGCAGGTGAGGCTCCCGAGCACATTCAGCTGGTCGACGGGCCCGAATCGGTCGACAACGTCACCGTTCGAGACGAGAACAAGGTCATCTGGCTGTCCCAGACCACGCTGAGTGTCGACGAGACGATGCTGACGGTCGCGAAACTGCGTGAGCGCTTCCCGACGCTGCAGGACCCGCCCAGCGACGACATCTGCTACGCCACACAGAACCGTCAGGTCGCCGTGAAAGCGATGGCACCGGAATGCGATCTGGTGATCGTCGTCGGCTCCAAGAACTCCTCCAACTCGGTGCGGTTGGTCGAGGTCGCGCTCGGTGCGGGTGCGCGAGCGAGCTACCTCGTCGACTACGCCAAGGAAATCGACCTGGCCTGGCTCGACGGGGTCGAGACGATCGGTATCACCTCGGGTGCGTCCGTACCGGAGATCCTGGTGCAGGGCGTCATCGAACTGTTCGCCGAGCACGGCTATGCAGACGTTCAGCCGGTCACCACCGCCAACGAGACCCTGGTGTTCTCTCTGCCCCGAGAGTTGCGTCCCGCTCGCTAGAAGCGACGTCAGCGAAAAGTCGACGCCTCGTATCGGAAACCTGCGCAGGAGCAGGAACCGATACGGGGCGTTTCTTCGTGTTCGGGCTAGTCGCTGTGGCGGTCGCGGTAGCGAACCCGCGGCACCGGATGCGGGGGAATGTCGTCCCGGTGCGGGGTGGGTAGAGCGTGATTGCCCTGGCCGTCCTCTGCGGGCGAACCGGGTGCCGCGGAACCGTTCGTCCGAGGAGTAACGACGGGCCTGGCTCCGGTGCTGTACGGATCGGCAACCTCGCGAGGAGCGTGAACCCGGGCCGAGCGCTCCCGACGAGGTTCGGTCGAATACCGGGGCTCTGCCGAGAAACGAGGCTCGGACGGTTGCGGTCGCTGTGCCTCACGGGACTGTCCCTGCGGATACTGCGTTCGCGGGTACTCGGGCTTCTGGTATTCGGGCTTGTAGTCCTGCCGAGGTGAGTCGGTGGCGGCGTATCGAGTCTGTGGTGCCGACGCGGCCGATCGTCGTGGGCTCGAACTCGAGCGAGGTTCGGTGTCGGGTCGCGGGCGGGAATCGGTGTTTCTGCGACCGACGTACGGCCCGGGCACGATGTCGGTGGCCTCGGCCGCGGAGTCGGTGCTGCGATCGGCTGCAGCTGCGCGCCTGCGGGACCGTTCCGGGCGCTCGTCCTGTGCCCGGCGCTGGGCTCTGGTCGCCTTGTCGTCGCCGGGCTTGCGGCTGCGTCGAACAGTGCCCTCGGTCTTCTGGCTTCGTCGAAGGGTGGGGGCATGCGTGTTCTGGCGTTTGAGCACGATGCGCAGGACTCCGAGTCCGACGGCGACCACGGTGCCGAGCAGCATCAGCGGAAACCGGTTGACCAGCGGAATGGCAACGTTGAGGATGATGTCCTTGAGGCTGGTGCCTGCGTTGTCGGTGAAGTACTGGTACGACAGCGGCACGGCCACGAACAGGATCAGTGGGGCTTGCACCATCGCCGTGAACAGTCCGCGGAAGCGGACCAGAAGGACGCCGGCGATGCAGCCGAGGATGTACATGAACGCGAACGCACCGGTCAGCTCGGTACCGCGTGCGGCATCGATCAGAAATCCGAGAAAAGTCAGTCCCGCGGCGATCGCGACGGCACCCCATGCGGGAACGCCGGGCAGGGTCGCGAGGATGGATCGGTGATCCAGCGGTACCCCGGAGCGGGCACGTTGGGAGGTAGACACCCCCCGAGGTTAGCCGTTGTTCAGCCGACTGCATCGCTGACATGACCGAAGTCGTGCCGGTAGCGGGACGAATCGGACAGTTTGGGACGCTCGTCGACTCGGGCGATGTCCACCGGCTCGGCGTCGAACAGTTCGAGCTCGTGCAGCTTTCTCGCCGTCACGCTCACCCGGGTGTCGACCGACCCGACGGTGGAGTTGAAGGACTCGACGGCCTTGCCGAGGTGGGCACCGAGCTTGTCCAGGTGCGTCGAGACGACACCGATCCGCGTGTACAGCTCACGCCCCAACTGCTGGATGCGTGCGGCGTCCTCGGCCAGTGACTCCTGCTTCCACGTGTAGGCGACGGTGCGCAGCAGCGCGACCAGGGTGGTCGGGGTGGCCAGGATCACGTTCCGGCCGAAGGCGTACTCGAGCAGACCGGTGTCCGATGTCAGGGCCGCGTCGAGAAACGGGTCGCCGGGAACGAACAGTACGACGAACTCCGGCGTCGGCTCGAACGCCTGCCAGTACGCCTTGTCGGCCAACTGGTCGATGTGGGTTCGCAGTTGCTTGGCGTGGCGTCGCAGATTCTTCTCCCGGGCGCCGGGATCCTCGTCCTGGGCGGCGTCGAGATACGCCGCGAACGGCACCTTGGCGTCGACGACGATCTGGCGTCCGCCGGCGAGACGAACGATCATGTCGGGTCTGATGCCGTCCTTGCTGACCTGAGTGTGGAAATCGCAGTGCTTGAGCATGCCTGCCAGCTCGACGACGCGCTCGAGCTGGATCTCGCCCCACCGGCCCCGGATCTGCGGTGCGCGCAGGGCGGTGACCAGCTGACCGGTCTGGGTGGACAGATGCATCGATGCACGGTGCATACCGGTGACCTGCTCCGACAGTCCCGCGTACGCCCGGATGCGATTGTGCTCGACCTGCCGGACGTGCTCGGAGAGCGCATCGACGGCGTCGTGCAACGGCTCGACCAGGTGCGAGACCTGTTGGCCGATCACGGTCGAATTGCGTCGAGCCGAGTCCTCGTTGACCGCACTCAGCGACTGCCGAAGGATGCCCTCGTGCTCGCGCAGCGCGGCCAGTTGAGCCTCGGCTCGTACGGCGCGATCGCCCATCCGGGAGGCGTGCAACAACCAGCCGACGACCGCGCCGATACCGAGTGCGACGAGCAGTCCGAACGCGGTGAGAATGTTCATGGGGCAGATGATGCAGGACGGTACCGACAACTTCGGTTCTCGATGGCTGTGGACCGCAGCTCACGTCCGACAGGCCGACGAGCCTCGAATAGTTTGTCGGTGCTTGCCGATAGCGTCGAACGCATGAGAATTCTGCACACCTCGGACTGGCACATCGGTCGCACCTTTCACGGTGTCGACCTGTTGGCCGATCAGGGCGCTGTGCTGAGGTCCATCGCGGAACTGGTTGCGGCACAATCGATCGATGTGGTGGTGGTGCCGGGCGACATCTACGACCGCGCTGTTCCCAGTGCCGATGCCGTCCTGGTCTGCAACCGCGGACTGGAGGCCATCCGTGCGGCCGGTGCCGTGATCGTCGCGACGTCGGGAAATCACGATTCACCCGCGCGACTGGGCGCAGGCGCGGCCTTCGCGTCGGCAGGAGGGCTGCATCTGATGACGCGGGTGGGCGATGTCGCGACCCCGGTCGTCATCGACGACGAGCACGGGTGCGTTGCGTTCTACGGCATTCCGTATCTCGAGCCCGAAACCACTCGCCTCGAACTCGACGTTCCCACTGCGCGTACTCATGCCGACGTTCTCGGTGCCGCGATGGATCGGGTGCGCGGTGACCTCGCGGCGAGAAGCGAGGCAGGGCAACGCGTTCGCTCGGTCGTGCTCGCCCACGCTTTCATCGTCGGCGGCGAAGCGACCGGATCGGAGCGGTCGATCTCCTCCGGCGGTATCGAGACCGCGCCTGCGTCGGCGTTCGACGGAGTCGACTACGTGGCGCTCGGACATCTGCATTCGCCCCAGACCCTCACCGACCGGGTGCGGTACTCCGGTTCGCCGCTGCCCTATTCGTTCGGCGAGCGGTCGCACCACAAGGCGGTATGGATCGTCGATCTCGATGCCGACGGGCTCGGCACTGTCGAGCGAGTGGATCTGCCGGTGGTCCGCGGCCTCGCCCGCATCGAAGGAACGCTCGAGGAATTGACCACGGACGCAGCGTATTGCGAGTTCGAGGATCACTACGTCTCCGCCGTGCTCACCGACGAGGTTCGACCGGTCGACGCAATGCGCTTGTTGCAGCAGCGTTTCCCGCACGCGATCCACCTGGAATGGCGTCGGCCGGAGGGATCCGGCGAGCTTCGCTACCGCGACCGTGTGCGCGGCCGCAGCGATCTCGACATCGCCACCTCCTTCGTGACGGACATGCGCAGCGTGCCGACGGCCGCGGAGTCCGCGCTCCTGTCCCGCGCTCTGGCCTCCGTGCAACGGGAGACCGAGGCCACCCGCGGGTCGGCCACCACGGCCGACCGCGGTGCTGCATGAGGCTGCATTCACTCGAGATCACCGCCTTCGGCCCCTTCGCGGGCACGGAGACGGTGGACTTCGATGCGCTGGGGGCCGACGGGCTGTTTCTGTTGCACGGTCACACCGGAGCCGGCAAGACGACGGTTCTCGACGCCGTGGCGTTCGCGCTGTACGGAACGGTGCCCGGAGCTCGTCGCGAGGGCAAGCGTCTGCTGTCCGATCACGCGGCCAAGGGTGCGGTGCCACAGGTCACGTTGGAAGCGACCCTCGGTGGGCGTCGGATCAGAATTGTGCGCAGTCCGGAATTCCTGCGGCCCAAGCTGCGAAGTACGGGTACCACCAAGCAACACGCCAAGGCCAGTCTCACCTGGCTCGACGGCCGCGGGCAGAACCTCACCCGGCTCAGCGAGATCGGTGACGCCGTCAACGCGCTGCTCGGGATGAGTGCCGACCAGTTCTTTCAGGTGGTGCTGCTGCCGCAGGGTGAGTTCGCGCGGTTCCTTCGAGCCGACAGCGACGAACGCGGGAACCTGCTCGAAAGACTCTTCGACACAGGCAGATTCGGTGATGTCGAGGAGTGGTTCGCGCAGCGCCGCCGGGAGCTCGCCGCCGAACTCGCCGACGCTCACCACGCCATCGACATCATGCTCGGCCGGGTGTCGCAGGCATCGGGTGTGCCCGAGCCCGCAGGCGAGGACGGCGAACAGCCGGACCCCCTCGAATGGGCGGCCGACGTCCTCGACGAAGCCCGGCAGAATCGGACCCTCGCGCAAGGTCGAGCGGTGCTGATCGACGCGGCAGCTCGGCGTGCGTCGGTAGCGCTGACGAAGGCCACCGCCGTTGTAGATCTGCAGCGTCGACGCGCACTCGCCGAGGGGCAACTCGTGCAGTATCGGGAGGGCGAGACGGTGCGAGCAGCGCGCAGAATCGAGCTCGCCGATTCCGCGGCCGCCGGGCCGATCGCGGACACTGCTGCAGACCTCCGTCTCGCACGACTGGCGACCGACGCCGCAACGTCCGCACTCGCGGCGGCGGAGCATGCCCTCCCGTCGACGGCGGAGGGCCGACGCTTCCACGCTGCACTGCACTGGCCACCGGCACCGGCGGATCCGTCGGCCGAGCGCACGGTCGTCGCACAGTTCGTGCGTGACTGGACCACCGATGTCGCGCGGTTACAGTCGCTGCTCGGTCTGGCCCGAGAAGCCGACCGACTCGACGGCACCCTCGCCGACTGTCGTGCGCAGCAACGCACCACCGCAGCGGCGATCGAACGCACCGTGCAGTCGCAGGCGTCGATGCCCGAGAAGATCGGAGCGGTCGAATCTCGGCTGGCACGAGCATCCTCGGCGGAGGCAGAGTTGCCGGGTCTCGAGGAGCGATGCGATCGTGCCCGCGCGGCAGCCGAGTCCGCCCTCGACCTGGTGCGCACACGCGCGACTCTGGCCGAGGCGGAGCGGGCCCGCGACAGCGCCAGAGCAGCGCACAACACGGCCTGGGCGCACCTACTCGATCTCCGTGAGCGACGCATCGACGGGATGGCGGCCGAGCTGGCGGCTCGTCTGGAGGCGGGAAAGCCGTGCGTCGTGTGCGGATCGGAGGTGCACCCGCATCCCGCTGCCGCGTCGACGTCGACGGTGACCAAGGCGCAGGAAGACAAGGCCGCCGCCGCGGAACGCAAGGCTGCTGCTGCGCTCGAACAAGCGGTCGCGGTCGTCGCAGAAGCGCAACGCGGCGTGGACCTGCTGCACCATCGCACCGGCGGGGAGTCCGCTGCGGAACTGACCCGGATTCTCGATGCCGCGACCACCGCAGTGCAGGACGCTCGTGCGCGTGCGGCCGATGTCGAACCCGCAACCGCGGAACTGCATCGGCTGCGGAGCGAGTCGGACGCGCTGACGGTCAGGCTCCACGACCTCGTCGCCTCGCGCAGTGCCGTCGACGAACGCATCTCGGCCACCGAGGAATCGCTGACGCAGATGCGAGCGTCGGTCGCCGAGGAAGTGAACGAGGGTGCGTCGCTGGTGGACCGAATCGCGGAGCGGGAAGCCTTGATCGACGGTGCCCGGCGAATTCAGGAGGCGCGTATCGCCTGGCTCGACGCCACCGCGCGGGCCGATGAGCTCACAGCCGAACTGGACCGGCGAGTGCAGGCTTCGAGCTTCGAGTCCGTCGACGCGGCAGCCGGGGCAGTACTGGCCGCGGACCGCGTCGAGCAGATCGAGACCGAACTGCGCACCGCCGAGGAGGCGCGCGCACATGCCGAGCACGTGTTGCGCGAGCCCGCCATCGTGGACGTGGCCGGCCGGCCGCCGGTGGATCTGGAACCGCTGGCACATGCGTGTTCCGAGCTGGACGAGAAGGTCAGGGCCGCTGCTGCCGAAGTGGCCGAATGCCGAAGGCGCGCAGACGATCTGGAACGACTGATCACCGAACTGTTCACCGCCGCCCAGGCCATCGCGCCACAACGCGCCGAGTTCGACGAACTGGCGAACCTGGCGGACGTCGTGGCAGGCCGGGGGCAGAATGCTCGCAAGATGTCGTTGCGCTCGTACGTCCTCGCGTCCCGACTCGAGGACGTCGCCGAGTCCGCATCCGCGAGGCTGCGTCGAATGTCCTCGGGGCGTTACGAATTCGTGCACTCCGACGAGGCTGGCGTCCGTGGCAAACGGGGCGGTCTCGGACTGGACATCAGGGACGACTACACCGGCGTCGTGCGCTCGGCGAAAACACTGTCGGGCGGTGAGGCGTTCCTCGCGTCGCTCTCGCTCGCCTTGGGCCTGGCCGATGTGGTGGCCGCCGAATCCGGAGGTGTCGTCCTCGACACGATGTTCATCGACGAAGGATTCGGCACGCTCGACGCCGACACCCTCGAATCAGTGATGTCGGTTCTCGACGAACTACGTGCGGGCGGACGCGTCGTCGGCGTGGTCAGCCATGTCGACGAGATGCGTCAACGCATTCCCAGCCGCCTCTACGTCAAGCGGGAGCGCACCGGATCGACACTTCAGGTCGTCGCGTCCTGACCTGACGCAGGTTTGTCGGACTTCGACTCGTCCTCGTCGTCCAGACCGGCCTGCTCCTCGGTCAACCCCTCGGGCGGCGGAATTTCGTCCTCGAGTTCGTCCTGGTCCGGTTCGTTCGAGCGGGCGTCGATCTGCTCGGACAGGTACCTGATCAGCACGGCAGCCACCGCGGCAGCCGGGACGGCGAGGAATGCGCCGATGATGCCGAACAGTGAGCTACCGCCGGTCACGGCCAGCAGCACTATCGCCGGGTGCAGGTTCATGCTGCGACTCTGCAGGATCGGTTGCAGCACATTGCCTTCCAGCTGCTGTACCGCGACGATGATGGCGAGCACGATCAGTGCAGTGGTCAGCCCGTTCGCAACCAGGGCCACCAGAACGGCGAGAGCGCCCGCCACGAACGCACCGACGATCGGGATGAAGCCACCGATGAACGTCAGGGTCGCCAGCACCAGCGCCAGCGGAACACCGAGAATTACCAGTCCCAGACCGATGAAGAAGGCGTCGATGAAACTGACGATGGCCTGAGTTCGGATGAACCCGCCGAGAGTCGCCCACATCCGTGAGAGCACCTCGCCCAGATGGCGTCCGGCGCGGCCACCGGAGAATCCGTGCAACCACGGCAGGAACTTCGGCCCGTCCTTGACGAAGAAGAACGTCAGTACCAACACCAGCGCCAGGGTCACCAACAGTGAGCCCGCAGCGGATACGCCGGTGAACACGCCGGTGGCGATGACCTCGCCGCTGTCCTGCAGCCGCGCAACGATGGCCGATACGGCCGAGTCGATCTGGTCGTCGCCGATGTTCAGCGGTGGACCCTTCAACCAGTCCTGAACCTGGGCGATACCGCCCGATGCCTGGTCGACCAACTCCGGTGCCTGCTCGGCGACCGACGGAACGATCAGAGTGATGATGCCGCCGATGACGACGAAGAACACCACGAGCGACACCGATGCGGCCAGAGCGGGAGGAAATCCCAGACGCATCATCAGCTTGGCCGGCGGCCACAGCACCGTCGCGACGATCACGGCGAGCAGGACCGGCAGCAGAATCACCCAGAGGTGCCCGATCAGCCAGCCCAACACCCACGCCCCGGCTGCGATGGAAATGAGGATCAGCGACCATTTGGCCAACCACACACCGCCGACCCCGATGAGGTCACCGCGATCATTGCCGGACGTCTCGGACTTCGACGTCTTACCGGGAACTGCCGATTCGGTCACTGTGGGGTCCTCACATTCGGCGGGTGGCGGTTCGTGAAGAACCATAACGTCCGGCGTACTCAGCCTGTATGTCACCGCCATCGGACGACCCGTCGACGAGACGTGCTCAGGCAGCCTCGTGTGCCAACAACCACTTCTTCACCGGCAGCCCCCACCGGAAACCGCCGAGCGCCCCGCCGATTCGAACCACCCGGTGGCACGGCACGAACAGCGCGGCGGCATTGCGCGCGCACGCCGACGCAGCACCGCGAATCGCTGCCGGTCTTCCGGACAGTTCGGCGAACTCGGAGTAGGTCACCGGTGCGCCGGGCTCGACGGTGCGCAGTACTCCCCAGGCGTGCATGAGAAATTCGCCTGATCGTTGCGCGACGGCAACGGAGTCGATGACGGTCAGCTCACCGCGGTGATAGTTCTCCACGGCGCGCGTCACGTCACCGAGATCGGCCACCCTGCGCACGGTGTCGGGTCGCATCGTCGGGTGGATCAGGACGCGGAGTTCTTCGACATCGGCGGTCCACCCGGAGGCGAGGACGCGCTGATCGTCGTCGACGATGGTGCTGAACGGCCCGATCGGAGTGTCCTGGGTGGCGGCGGTGGCAGTCATGGCTGTCTTCTTTCCAGTGCGGTGATCCACAGGTGCATCGAGACGTAAGAACGCCACGGAGCCCAGCGGGCAGAGTTGTCCAACGAGATGTCGAGTGCCTGAGCACCTTGGCGGACGACGAGATCGGTATCGAGCAGAACATCGGGATCGCCGAGTAGCCGCATCACGACGTACCGGGCGGTCCAGGGTCCGATTCCTTTGAGCGCGAGCAGCTCTCGCTCCAGTTCCGGCCCTTCTCGCGCGGGATGCAGCACGACGGTTCCCGACGCGATGGCGTCGGCGACGCGGATGACGGTCTGCACCCGGGCGGCAGGTCCGGTGAGAACTTCGTGGCCACGTTCGGCGATCACGGCTGGCTCGGGAAACAACCTGGTGACGGTTCCGTTGCCGAGATCGAGTGGCGCACCGAGAGCATCGACGAGCCGGGCGGTGTGGGTGGCCGCAGCCTTGAGCGAGATCTGTTGTCCGATCACGGTGCGCAGCAACATCTCTGCGCCGTCGACCACTCCGAGGGCGCGGATGCCCGGGTGGGCGTCGACGCTCGGTGCCAGCTGCGGATCCGTGCGCAGGGCGTCGTCGACGGCGAGTGGATCGGCGTCGAGATCGAGCAGGTGGCGAATCCGAGCGACGGCCGGGGCAAGATCGCGCATGTCCTGCAATGTCACTGCGGCGCTGACGAATCCGTCCATCACCCGCAACGCCACGAGCCCGGCGGCATGCGGCAGGCGCAGCGACCGCACGTATTCGCCATCCTCGGAGAAGGATTCGATGCCCTCGACCACGTGGCCCCGCAGGAACCACTCGATCCAGCCGCGATCCAGCGGCGGGCGGTACGGCAAGCGCAGGGTGACCGTTCCACCCGCGGTCGCAACGGCCGTGCGGTGTGCTTCTCTGCGCAGTGTCGACGGATCGACGGCGAAGACTTCTTTGATGGTGTCGTTGAATTGCCGAACGCTGGAGAAGCCGGCCGCGAAGGCGACGTCGGCCATCGACATGTCGGTGGTCTGAATCAGGGTGCGGGCGGTGTGGGCGCGGTGCGCGCGGGCCAATGCCAGCGGTCCTGCACCGACTTCGGCCGTCAGCACGCGCGTCAACTGACGGGTCGAGTAACCGAGGGTGCTGGCGAGGCCGTCGACGCCACCACGTTCGACGGCTCCGTCGGAGATCAGTCGCATGGCACGAGAACTGAGGTCCGAGTGGATGTTCCAGCGTGGGGAACCGGGGGTGGCGTCGGGCTGGCAGCGGCGGCAGGCTCGGTAGCCGGATTGTTGCGCCGCCGCTGCGGTGGCCATGAACGAGACGTTGCCGGGCTTGGGTGTGCGGGCCGGGCAGGAGGGTCGGCAGTAGATGCCGGTGGTGGACACGGCGGTGAAGAACTGGCCGTCGAACCGTGCGTCACGCGAGGAGACCGCGCGATAACACCGATCGAAGTCCAGTTCTTGCACCTGCCGTTCGCTGCTCATGCACCTACTGTGTCAGCGCGGACGCGTCGGTGCTAGCGGAAATCGGACATCACCGTGTCAGCAGCAGCGTGCCCCCGGGTTTCGGTCCGCCTCCGCGTGCCGATCCTTCCAGTACTGCCGCACGGTCGGCGGTTCCTGACCGGGGTGGTGGCGGGCCAGATGGGCGACGTATCGGTCGTAATCGTGGTCGCCCATCACCGAGGTGATCCACCACCACAGCCCGCGCATCTAGTGCGCCGATCCGGGGCGACGGACGGTGCCCGCGTCGATCAGCTCGTCCCATTCGGCCTGGATCTTCTTCTCGGCCGGGGTGAGGACGAAACCGGTGGGACCGAAGATCTTCGACGGCACCTCGGGCTCCTCGTTGTCGGGCAGGTTGTCTCCCCGAACGGCCTTGATGCAGACCCACACTCCGGCGAACACGACCACCAGGACGAGTGCCGCGAAGATGATCGACAGCGTGCCCTGAATGAAGGTGTTGCGGATGACGGCGTCGATGGCCTCGGGTGTCTTGGCGCTACCGAACTCGCTCAGGCCCTGCGCCTTGGCGTCGCGGAACTGCGAGTGCTGCGTCCAGTAGCCGATGGCCGGGATGGAGGAGAAGATCTTCTGGTACGACGCCGTCATGGTGACGATGAGGTCCCAGGCGAGTGGAACTCCGGGGATCCAGGCCCACTTGTAGAGGCCACGCTTGACCACGATGACGAGTACCACCGTCAGTGCGATGGCGGCCAGCAGTTGGTTCGCGATACCGAACAGCGGGAACAGGGTGTTGATTCCGCCCAGTGGATCGGTGACACCCATGAGAAGGATTGCGCCCCAGGCTGCGACGACGATCAGCGAGCAGATCCAGGCACCAGGACGCCACGACGGATCCTTGAACTTCTTGGCCGATGCGCCGGGCAGGTTGCCGATGCTGTCGGAGAGCATGAAGCGTGCGACGCGGGTGCCGGCATCGACCGTGGTGAGGATGAACAGTGCCTCGAACA
This genomic window contains:
- a CDS encoding AI-2E family transporter, with amino-acid sequence MTESAVPGKTSKSETSGNDRGDLIGVGGVWLAKWSLILISIAAGAWVLGWLIGHLWVILLPVLLAVIVATVLWPPAKLMMRLGFPPALAASVSLVVFFVVIGGIITLIVPSVAEQAPELVDQASGGIAQVQDWLKGPPLNIGDDQIDSAVSAIVARLQDSGEVIATGVFTGVSAAGSLLVTLALVLVLTFFFVKDGPKFLPWLHGFSGGRAGRHLGEVLSRMWATLGGFIRTQAIVSFIDAFFIGLGLVILGVPLALVLATLTFIGGFIPIVGAFVAGALAVLVALVANGLTTALIVLAIIVAVQQLEGNVLQPILQSRSMNLHPAIVLLAVTGGSSLFGIIGAFLAVPAAAVAAVLIRYLSEQIDARSNEPDQDELEDEIPPPEGLTEEQAGLDDEDESKSDKPASGQDATT
- a CDS encoding methylated-DNA--[protein]-cysteine S-methyltransferase, which gives rise to MTATAATQDTPIGPFSTIVDDDQRVLASGWTADVEELRVLIHPTMRPDTVRRVADLGDVTRAVENYHRGELTVIDSVAVAQRSGEFLMHAWGVLRTVEPGAPVTYSEFAELSGRPAAIRGAASACARNAAALFVPCHRVVRIGGALGGFRWGLPVKKWLLAHEAA
- a CDS encoding AlkA N-terminal domain-containing protein, which encodes MSSERQVQELDFDRCYRAVSSRDARFDGQFFTAVSTTGIYCRPSCPARTPKPGNVSFMATAAAAQQSGYRACRRCQPDATPGSPRWNIHSDLSSRAMRLISDGAVERGGVDGLASTLGYSTRQLTRVLTAEVGAGPLALARAHRAHTARTLIQTTDMSMADVAFAAGFSSVRQFNDTIKEVFAVDPSTLRREAHRTAVATAGGTVTLRLPYRPPLDRGWIEWFLRGHVVEGIESFSEDGEYVRSLRLPHAAGLVALRVMDGFVSAAVTLQDMRDLAPAVARIRHLLDLDADPLAVDDALRTDPQLAPSVDAHPGIRALGVVDGAEMLLRTVIGQQISLKAAATHTARLVDALGAPLDLGNGTVTRLFPEPAVIAERGHEVLTGPAARVQTVIRVADAIASGTVVLHPAREGPELERELLALKGIGPWTARYVVMRLLGDPDVLLDTDLVVRQGAQALDISLDNSARWAPWRSYVSMHLWITALERRQP
- a CDS encoding YbdD/YjiX family protein, giving the protein MRGLWWWITSVMGDHDYDRYVAHLARHHPGQEPPTVRQYWKDRHAEADRNPGARCC